One genomic region from Salinicola endophyticus encodes:
- the fmt gene encoding methionyl-tRNA formyltransferase: MSHSTDGRALRIVFAGTPDFAAESLQALLDSRHQVVAVYTQPDRPAGRGRKLTPSPVKQLALDHALPVCQPTSLKTPEAQQTLADFAADVMVVVAYGLLLPQAVLDLPRLGCLNVHASLLPRWRGAAPIQRAIEAGDSESGITLMQMDAGLDTGDMLLVRRTPIDATTTGGTLHDTLAALGGETLIAGLDALSDASLTPTPQPDDGVTYASKLSKAEAELDFRQPAAALARRVRAFNPWPVAWTRLDGDSVRLWLAEAEADTAQTATPPGTLLSPADDALRIACGSEGREVLRVTRLQLPGGKPLAARDLLNAKASRLGAGQRLGQPDLGQPQESTGADA, from the coding sequence TGAGCCACAGCACCGACGGCCGCGCGCTACGTATCGTCTTCGCCGGCACCCCCGACTTCGCCGCCGAGAGCCTGCAAGCGCTGCTCGACTCGCGTCATCAGGTCGTCGCCGTCTACACCCAGCCCGACCGCCCCGCCGGCCGCGGGCGCAAGCTGACGCCGAGCCCGGTCAAGCAGTTGGCGCTGGATCACGCCCTGCCGGTCTGTCAGCCGACCTCGCTCAAGACGCCCGAGGCGCAGCAGACGCTGGCCGACTTCGCGGCCGACGTGATGGTGGTGGTCGCCTACGGCCTGCTGCTGCCGCAGGCGGTGCTCGACCTGCCACGGCTGGGGTGTCTCAACGTGCACGCCTCGCTGCTGCCGCGCTGGCGCGGTGCGGCGCCGATCCAGCGCGCCATCGAGGCCGGCGACAGCGAAAGCGGCATCACTCTGATGCAGATGGATGCCGGCCTGGATACCGGCGACATGCTGCTGGTGCGGCGCACGCCGATCGATGCCACCACCACCGGCGGCACACTCCACGATACCCTGGCCGCCCTCGGCGGAGAGACCCTGATCGCCGGCCTCGACGCGCTGAGCGACGCCAGCCTGACACCGACGCCACAGCCTGATGACGGCGTCACCTACGCCAGCAAGCTCTCCAAGGCGGAAGCCGAACTCGACTTCCGCCAGCCGGCCGCGGCGCTGGCGCGCCGGGTGCGCGCCTTCAACCCGTGGCCGGTGGCCTGGACACGGCTCGACGGTGACAGCGTGCGCCTGTGGCTGGCCGAGGCCGAGGCGGACACCGCCCAGACCGCCACGCCCCCCGGCACCCTGCTCTCCCCGGCGGACGACGCCCTGCGCATCGCCTGCGGCAGCGAGGGACGCGAGGTACTGCGGGTCACCCGGCTGCAGCTGCCGGGCGGCAAGCCGCTGGCGGCGCGCGACCTGCTCAACGCCAAGGCGTCACGGCTCGGCGCCGGGCAACGCCTGGGCCAGCCAGACCTAGGCCAGCCACAAGAGTCGACAGGAGCCGACGCATGA